The Salvelinus fontinalis isolate EN_2023a chromosome 9, ASM2944872v1, whole genome shotgun sequence genome has a window encoding:
- the LOC129862409 gene encoding transcription factor E2F4-like isoform X1, with the protein MELESERTEFGAMGDSLQPQTPSRHEKSLGLLTTKFVSLLQEAKDGVLDLKAAADTLAVRQKRRIYDITNVLEGIGLIEKKSKNSIQWKGVGPGCNTQEIADKLIDLKAELDDLDKREHELDQQRVWVQQSIMNVTDDSQNSPMAYVKHEDLCSAFKGDTLLAIRAPTGTQLEVPIPESVLIGQKKYQIRLKSSAGPIEVLLVNKDPSSPSPVVLSVPPPEDMLQSLPVPAAANTKPAPTAPSQPSQPLAHSSNPSPATLLPACTATSNQAVTTAVSSTLTVSTPTTNTNAQLTPLLDTQPLQSSASLDGCSSSSAVFEPIKADPSELLYFPKELSDMFDPTKEIMSADLLEELMSSEVFSPLLRLSPPPGDHDYIYNLDETEGLCDLFDVPILNL; encoded by the exons ATGGAGCTGGAGTCGGAAAGAACCGAATTTGGAGCTATGGGAGACTCGCTTCAACCTCAAACCCCAAGTCGACACGAGAAGAGTCTAGGATTGCTTACAACCAAATTTGTATCTTTGCTACAAGAGGCCAAGGATGGAGTTTTAGACCTGAAAGCA GCAGCAGACACCCTAGCTGTAAGACAGAAGCGCCGCATCTACGACATCACCAATGTGCTTGAGGGCATCGGACTGATCGAGAAGAAGTCTAAGAACAGTATTCAGTGGAA GGGTGTTGGTCCTGGCTGTAACACACAGGAGATAGCCGATAAACTCATTGATCTGAAGGCAGAGCTGGATGATCTGGACAAGCGAGAGCACGAGTTGGATCAGCAGAGGGTCTGGGTCCAGCAGAGCATCATGAACGTCACAGACGACTCACAGAACAGCC CTATGGCTTATGTAAAACACGAAGACCTCTGTAGTGCTTTCAAAG GTGACACTCTCCTAGCGATCCGCGCTCCCACAGGCACACAACTGGAGGTGCCCATACCTGAGTCG GTACTGATTGGACAGAAGAAGTATCAGATCCGTCTCAAGAGCTCAGCAGGACCTATTGAGGTTCTCCTTGTGAACAAGGACCCATCCAGCCCATCTCCAGTGGTACTGTCCGTCCCCCCACCCGAGGACATGCTCCAGAGCCTTCCAGTGCCTGCTGCTGCCAACACAAAACCGGCACCTACTGCCCcctcccagcccagccagcctctGGCCCACTCCTCTAACCCCAGTCCTGCCACACTCTTACCTGCCTGCACAGCTACTTCCAATCAGGCAGTCACCACTGCAG TGTCCAGCACACTGACTGTTTCCACACCCACTACAAACACAAATGCCCAACTGACTCCCCTGTTGGACACCCAGCCTCTCCAGTCCTCTGCCTCATTGGATGGCTGCTCTTCTTCTTCAGCAGTCTTTGAACCAATCAAGGCTGACCCCTCAGAAT TGCTGTATTTCCCCAAAGAACTTTCTGACATGTTTGACCCGACTAAAG AGATCATGAGTGCAGACCTGTTGGAGGAGCTGATGTCTTCCGAGG tGTTCTCTCCACTCCTCCGTCTGTCTCCCCCTCCGGGTGACCACGACTACATATATAACCTGGACGAAACCGAAGGCCTGTGTGACCTCTTTGATGTTCCGATTCTTAACCTTTGA
- the LOC129862409 gene encoding transcription factor E2F4-like isoform X4 — protein MELESERTEFGAMGDSLQPQTPSRHEKSLGLLTTKFVSLLQEAKDGVLDLKAAADTLAVRQKRRIYDITNVLEGIGLIEKKSKNSIQWKGVGPGCNTQEIADKLIDLKAELDDLDKREHELDQQRVWVQQSIMNVTDDSQNSPMAYVKHEDLCSAFKGDTLLAIRAPTGTQLEVPIPESVLIGQKKYQIRLKSSAGPIEVLLVNKDPSSPSPVVLSVPPPEDMLQSLPVPAAANTKPAPTAPSQPSQPLAHSSNPSPATLLPACTATSNQAVTTAVSSTLTVSTPTTNTNAQLTPLLDTQPLQSSASLDGCSSSSAVFEPIKADPSELLYFPKELSDMFDPTKEIMSADLLEELMSSEDPNGVP, from the exons ATGGAGCTGGAGTCGGAAAGAACCGAATTTGGAGCTATGGGAGACTCGCTTCAACCTCAAACCCCAAGTCGACACGAGAAGAGTCTAGGATTGCTTACAACCAAATTTGTATCTTTGCTACAAGAGGCCAAGGATGGAGTTTTAGACCTGAAAGCA GCAGCAGACACCCTAGCTGTAAGACAGAAGCGCCGCATCTACGACATCACCAATGTGCTTGAGGGCATCGGACTGATCGAGAAGAAGTCTAAGAACAGTATTCAGTGGAA GGGTGTTGGTCCTGGCTGTAACACACAGGAGATAGCCGATAAACTCATTGATCTGAAGGCAGAGCTGGATGATCTGGACAAGCGAGAGCACGAGTTGGATCAGCAGAGGGTCTGGGTCCAGCAGAGCATCATGAACGTCACAGACGACTCACAGAACAGCC CTATGGCTTATGTAAAACACGAAGACCTCTGTAGTGCTTTCAAAG GTGACACTCTCCTAGCGATCCGCGCTCCCACAGGCACACAACTGGAGGTGCCCATACCTGAGTCG GTACTGATTGGACAGAAGAAGTATCAGATCCGTCTCAAGAGCTCAGCAGGACCTATTGAGGTTCTCCTTGTGAACAAGGACCCATCCAGCCCATCTCCAGTGGTACTGTCCGTCCCCCCACCCGAGGACATGCTCCAGAGCCTTCCAGTGCCTGCTGCTGCCAACACAAAACCGGCACCTACTGCCCcctcccagcccagccagcctctGGCCCACTCCTCTAACCCCAGTCCTGCCACACTCTTACCTGCCTGCACAGCTACTTCCAATCAGGCAGTCACCACTGCAG TGTCCAGCACACTGACTGTTTCCACACCCACTACAAACACAAATGCCCAACTGACTCCCCTGTTGGACACCCAGCCTCTCCAGTCCTCTGCCTCATTGGATGGCTGCTCTTCTTCTTCAGCAGTCTTTGAACCAATCAAGGCTGACCCCTCAGAAT TGCTGTATTTCCCCAAAGAACTTTCTGACATGTTTGACCCGACTAAAG AGATCATGAGTGCAGACCTGTTGGAGGAGCTGATGTCTTCCGAGG acccaaacggcgttccatag
- the LOC129862409 gene encoding transcription factor E2F4-like isoform X2, with product MLAGINQMLRRQHVILFCFRQNQIHGLHILRQRGAVTLNRMISQAADTLAVRQKRRIYDITNVLEGIGLIEKKSKNSIQWKGVGPGCNTQEIADKLIDLKAELDDLDKREHELDQQRVWVQQSIMNVTDDSQNSPMAYVKHEDLCSAFKGDTLLAIRAPTGTQLEVPIPESVLIGQKKYQIRLKSSAGPIEVLLVNKDPSSPSPVVLSVPPPEDMLQSLPVPAAANTKPAPTAPSQPSQPLAHSSNPSPATLLPACTATSNQAVTTAVSSTLTVSTPTTNTNAQLTPLLDTQPLQSSASLDGCSSSSAVFEPIKADPSELLYFPKELSDMFDPTKEIMSADLLEELMSSEVFSPLLRLSPPPGDHDYIYNLDETEGLCDLFDVPILNL from the exons atgcttgctggcatcaatcaaATGCTACGGCGCcaacatgtcatactcttttgtttcagacagaatcagatacatgggctacacatactgagacagaggggtgctgttacCCTCAATCGGATGATTTCTCAG GCAGCAGACACCCTAGCTGTAAGACAGAAGCGCCGCATCTACGACATCACCAATGTGCTTGAGGGCATCGGACTGATCGAGAAGAAGTCTAAGAACAGTATTCAGTGGAA GGGTGTTGGTCCTGGCTGTAACACACAGGAGATAGCCGATAAACTCATTGATCTGAAGGCAGAGCTGGATGATCTGGACAAGCGAGAGCACGAGTTGGATCAGCAGAGGGTCTGGGTCCAGCAGAGCATCATGAACGTCACAGACGACTCACAGAACAGCC CTATGGCTTATGTAAAACACGAAGACCTCTGTAGTGCTTTCAAAG GTGACACTCTCCTAGCGATCCGCGCTCCCACAGGCACACAACTGGAGGTGCCCATACCTGAGTCG GTACTGATTGGACAGAAGAAGTATCAGATCCGTCTCAAGAGCTCAGCAGGACCTATTGAGGTTCTCCTTGTGAACAAGGACCCATCCAGCCCATCTCCAGTGGTACTGTCCGTCCCCCCACCCGAGGACATGCTCCAGAGCCTTCCAGTGCCTGCTGCTGCCAACACAAAACCGGCACCTACTGCCCcctcccagcccagccagcctctGGCCCACTCCTCTAACCCCAGTCCTGCCACACTCTTACCTGCCTGCACAGCTACTTCCAATCAGGCAGTCACCACTGCAG TGTCCAGCACACTGACTGTTTCCACACCCACTACAAACACAAATGCCCAACTGACTCCCCTGTTGGACACCCAGCCTCTCCAGTCCTCTGCCTCATTGGATGGCTGCTCTTCTTCTTCAGCAGTCTTTGAACCAATCAAGGCTGACCCCTCAGAAT TGCTGTATTTCCCCAAAGAACTTTCTGACATGTTTGACCCGACTAAAG AGATCATGAGTGCAGACCTGTTGGAGGAGCTGATGTCTTCCGAGG tGTTCTCTCCACTCCTCCGTCTGTCTCCCCCTCCGGGTGACCACGACTACATATATAACCTGGACGAAACCGAAGGCCTGTGTGACCTCTTTGATGTTCCGATTCTTAACCTTTGA
- the LOC129862409 gene encoding transcription factor E2F4-like isoform X3, which produces MELESERTEFGAMGDSLQPQTPSRHEKSLGLLTTKFVSLLQEAKDGVLDLKAAADTLAVRQKRRIYDITNVLEGIGLIEKKSKNSIQWKGVGPGCNTQEIADKLIDLKAELDDLDKREHELDQQRVWVQQSIMNVTDDSQNSPMAYVKHEDLCSAFKGDTLLAIRAPTGTQLEVPIPESVLIGQKKYQIRLKSSAGPIEVLLVNKDPSSPSPVVLSVPPPEDMLQSLPVPAAANTKPAPTAPSQPSQPLAHSSNPSPATLLPACTATSNQAVTTAVSSTLTVSTPTTNTNAQLTPLLDTQPLQSSASLDGCSSSSAVFEPIKADPSELLYFPKELSDMFDPTKEIMSADLLEELMSSEETQTAFHRNPG; this is translated from the exons ATGGAGCTGGAGTCGGAAAGAACCGAATTTGGAGCTATGGGAGACTCGCTTCAACCTCAAACCCCAAGTCGACACGAGAAGAGTCTAGGATTGCTTACAACCAAATTTGTATCTTTGCTACAAGAGGCCAAGGATGGAGTTTTAGACCTGAAAGCA GCAGCAGACACCCTAGCTGTAAGACAGAAGCGCCGCATCTACGACATCACCAATGTGCTTGAGGGCATCGGACTGATCGAGAAGAAGTCTAAGAACAGTATTCAGTGGAA GGGTGTTGGTCCTGGCTGTAACACACAGGAGATAGCCGATAAACTCATTGATCTGAAGGCAGAGCTGGATGATCTGGACAAGCGAGAGCACGAGTTGGATCAGCAGAGGGTCTGGGTCCAGCAGAGCATCATGAACGTCACAGACGACTCACAGAACAGCC CTATGGCTTATGTAAAACACGAAGACCTCTGTAGTGCTTTCAAAG GTGACACTCTCCTAGCGATCCGCGCTCCCACAGGCACACAACTGGAGGTGCCCATACCTGAGTCG GTACTGATTGGACAGAAGAAGTATCAGATCCGTCTCAAGAGCTCAGCAGGACCTATTGAGGTTCTCCTTGTGAACAAGGACCCATCCAGCCCATCTCCAGTGGTACTGTCCGTCCCCCCACCCGAGGACATGCTCCAGAGCCTTCCAGTGCCTGCTGCTGCCAACACAAAACCGGCACCTACTGCCCcctcccagcccagccagcctctGGCCCACTCCTCTAACCCCAGTCCTGCCACACTCTTACCTGCCTGCACAGCTACTTCCAATCAGGCAGTCACCACTGCAG TGTCCAGCACACTGACTGTTTCCACACCCACTACAAACACAAATGCCCAACTGACTCCCCTGTTGGACACCCAGCCTCTCCAGTCCTCTGCCTCATTGGATGGCTGCTCTTCTTCTTCAGCAGTCTTTGAACCAATCAAGGCTGACCCCTCAGAAT TGCTGTATTTCCCCAAAGAACTTTCTGACATGTTTGACCCGACTAAAG AGATCATGAGTGCAGACCTGTTGGAGGAGCTGATGTCTTCCGAGG agacccaaacggcgttccatagaaatcctggttga